One part of the Tenacibaculum sp. 190130A14a genome encodes these proteins:
- a CDS encoding 4Fe-4S dicluster domain-containing protein, whose protein sequence is MSNNNKKWFTLNLNSKHKQTSGSCNSCECGKNGSCNSDKKNEALTEKEFYDAAVKASIGEERHKDGFDQVFDVQMDRRSAFKKLTASLLIGAGAVSSCTSVVSSETSKEKAQIDWEEQFKGNYKLMTNEEKQATVDRLVRSYQLRTGKTINMSSKNAEDDVLFGYAFNISKCQGYMDCVSACVEENNQDRNSQMQYIRIHEMKDGKGFNFNEADDNYYHEVPAEGHFYMGTQCFHCDNPPCVEVCPVQATWREKDGLVVVDYDWCVGCRYCMAACPYDGRRFNWSKPEVPEEEINKNQHYLGNRLRKKGVMEKCTFCVQRSRAGKNPACVEACPTGARIFGNLLDPNSTIRWVLENKKVFRLKEDLGTEPKFWYFMD, encoded by the coding sequence ATGAGCAATAACAATAAAAAATGGTTTACTCTAAACCTAAATAGTAAGCATAAACAAACAAGCGGTTCATGTAATTCTTGTGAATGCGGAAAAAATGGAAGCTGCAATTCAGATAAGAAAAATGAAGCGTTAACAGAGAAAGAGTTTTACGATGCTGCCGTAAAGGCATCTATTGGAGAAGAACGACATAAAGATGGATTTGATCAAGTGTTTGATGTACAAATGGACAGACGTTCAGCTTTTAAAAAGTTAACGGCAAGTTTATTAATAGGAGCAGGAGCAGTATCATCTTGTACAAGTGTAGTTTCGAGCGAAACATCAAAAGAAAAAGCCCAAATAGATTGGGAGGAACAGTTTAAAGGAAACTATAAACTCATGACCAATGAAGAGAAACAGGCAACGGTAGATAGGTTGGTACGTTCATACCAACTAAGAACGGGTAAAACCATCAATATGTCTTCTAAAAATGCTGAAGACGATGTATTGTTTGGGTATGCTTTTAACATTTCTAAATGTCAGGGATATATGGATTGTGTGAGTGCTTGTGTAGAAGAAAATAATCAAGATAGAAATTCGCAAATGCAATATATCCGTATTCATGAAATGAAAGACGGTAAAGGTTTCAATTTTAATGAAGCGGATGATAATTACTACCATGAAGTACCTGCAGAAGGTCATTTTTATATGGGAACTCAATGTTTTCACTGTGATAACCCTCCATGTGTTGAGGTATGTCCTGTACAAGCTACATGGAGAGAAAAGGATGGGTTAGTAGTAGTAGATTATGATTGGTGTGTTGGATGTAGGTATTGTATGGCTGCATGTCCATATGATGGACGAAGATTTAACTGGAGTAAACCTGAAGTTCCTGAAGAAGAAATCAATAAAAATCAACATTATTTAGGAAACCGTTTACGTAAAAAAGGTGTGATGGAGAAGTGTACTTTTTGTGTACAACGTTCAAGAGCTGGTAAAAATCCAGCATGTGTAGAAGCTTGCCCAACTGGAGCTAGAATTTTTGGCAATCTATTAGACCCTAATAGTACGATTAGATGGGTTTTAGAAAACAAAAAAGTATTCCGATTAAAAGAAGACTTGGGAACAGAACCAAAGTTTTGGTATTTCATGGATTAA
- a CDS encoding cytochrome c3 family protein, translated as MKNTTTIKQTGYLILLLLLSISCKHKEHEYHSITDKIEAESKHYKGTSISSDKYIDGMNMIEVSENEITFLIPTRKDKIKSYKCTECHTQPLAKMQTKDIKKAHWNIKLNHAESTTMNCITCHNSANMDELRSITGHGVDFNKSYKLCSQCHQQQYKDWTGGAHGKRIKSWAPPRASLTCVNCHNPHSPSFETKWPARFNTQKIKERK; from the coding sequence ATGAAGAATACTACAACTATTAAACAAACAGGCTACCTTATTCTATTATTACTACTTAGTATTTCTTGTAAGCATAAGGAACATGAATATCATAGTATAACAGATAAAATAGAAGCAGAAAGTAAACATTATAAAGGAACCTCTATTTCATCAGATAAATACATTGATGGCATGAATATGATTGAAGTAAGCGAAAATGAGATCACTTTTTTAATTCCAACAAGAAAAGATAAAATAAAATCTTATAAGTGTACGGAATGTCATACACAGCCTTTGGCTAAAATGCAAACAAAAGATATAAAGAAGGCACATTGGAATATTAAACTAAATCATGCTGAATCTACAACAATGAATTGTATCACTTGTCATAATAGTGCTAATATGGATGAGTTGCGAAGTATTACAGGGCATGGAGTAGATTTTAATAAGAGTTATAAATTATGTAGTCAATGTCATCAACAACAATATAAAGACTGGACAGGAGGAGCACATGGAAAGCGTATTAAAAGTTGGGCACCACCGCGAGCTTCTTTAACCTGTGTGAATTGTCATAATCCACATTCACCAAGTTTTGAAACGAAATGGCCAGCAAGATTCAATACACAAAAAATTAAGGAACGTAAATAA
- a CDS encoding nitrate reductase cytochrome c-type subunit: MRKRLGIISLFIVLFVAFITIWNYSYYTGQEEAYVPIENNRPIPIIPSESGVFERSKHALDYTKMPIDEKHQRSMKNYYDNRAFHGAPPSIPHEVNSERDMGDNSCLKCHENGGYVEKYKAYTPVTPHPEKINCRQCHVPKKTNSLFKETNFKRGTTPVAGINNALAGSPPVIPHQLQLRENCLACHAGPSAPKEIRVSHPERVNCRQCHVPNNKVTVDVGDFMRKIGN, from the coding sequence ATGAGAAAACGATTAGGTATAATATCACTGTTTATTGTCTTGTTTGTAGCATTTATTACCATATGGAATTATAGTTACTATACAGGACAAGAGGAAGCATATGTTCCAATAGAAAATAATAGACCCATCCCAATTATTCCTTCTGAGTCTGGGGTTTTTGAGCGCTCAAAGCATGCCTTAGATTATACAAAGATGCCTATTGATGAAAAACATCAACGTAGCATGAAAAACTATTATGATAATAGAGCTTTTCATGGAGCACCACCTAGTATTCCACATGAAGTAAATAGTGAACGCGATATGGGAGACAATAGTTGTTTAAAGTGTCATGAAAATGGTGGATATGTGGAAAAATACAAAGCATATACTCCTGTTACGCCACATCCAGAAAAGATTAACTGTCGTCAGTGTCATGTTCCTAAGAAAACAAATTCTTTATTTAAGGAAACAAATTTCAAGAGAGGTACAACTCCAGTTGCAGGAATAAACAATGCATTGGCAGGGAGTCCACCTGTAATTCCGCATCAATTACAATTGAGAGAAAACTGTTTGGCTTGTCATGCAGGACCGAGCGCCCCTAAAGAAATTAGAGTTTCACATCCAGAACGAGTTAATTGTCGTCAATGTCACGTACCTAATAACAAGGTTACTGTAGATGTTGGAGACTTCATGAGAAAAATTGGGAACTAA
- a CDS encoding molybdopterin-dependent oxidoreductase gives MYTSTTNRRSFIKKMAMLSAMTAAATMFPGIMFAGEQERNLPKGGNLDWKKAPCRFCGVGCGVLVGVEDGKAVAVKGDPKSSVNKGLCCVKGYHSVMSMYGKDRLTKPWVKKNGRYVETSMEEALDLIASKMKETIKDHGKDAVSIYGSGQWTIPDGYVASKFFKGCIGTNNVEANARLCMASAVTGFLTSFGMDEPMGCYEDIDHADVFFLWGNNMAEMHPVLFSRLLDQRLKRGVKIIDFATRTTRTSMAADKSIIFKPQTDLAVANAICYEIIKNGWVNQSFVEKHCNFKKGLTNMGYGLEDNYKFKDKPSGISFDEFKNFLEDYTPEKVEQISGVSAKDIKYMAAYYGDPNKKVMSLWCMGVNQHSRGTWMNNLIYNIHLLTGKISTPGNSPFSLTGQPSACGTVREVGTLTHKLPKGVVMNPKHREFAAKIWDVPVENIAPKPTYHTVEMFRALDRGDIKFMWIQVTNPMVTMPKLKRYRDGAKKKGRFIVVSDIYPTPTTDIADVILPSAMWVEREGMYGNSERRTQYFEQMVQPPGEAMSDTWQLIEVAKRMGYEKQFYYKPETHIEEIYTEYRKFHKGKKHNMAPLEVLKEQSGAIWPYVEGKSTQWRFNAKYDPACSNGEEFHFYGKPDGKAIIWQRPYEPAAEEPDNEYPYWLNTGRVVEHWHTGSMTRRIPVLHRAMPHAYVELNPEDAKRMQIRNGDKVKLTTRRGEIILPASVNERGVPEPMQVFVPFFDENMLINDITLDSFCPISKEPDYKKCAVKVEKA, from the coding sequence ATGTATACTTCAACAACAAACAGAAGAAGTTTTATAAAGAAAATGGCTATGCTTTCAGCGATGACAGCAGCAGCTACGATGTTTCCAGGAATTATGTTTGCTGGAGAGCAAGAAAGAAACTTACCAAAAGGAGGAAATTTGGATTGGAAAAAAGCACCTTGTAGATTTTGTGGAGTTGGGTGCGGTGTATTGGTAGGTGTAGAAGATGGCAAAGCAGTAGCTGTTAAGGGAGATCCAAAATCTAGTGTAAATAAAGGTTTATGCTGTGTTAAAGGGTACCACTCAGTAATGTCTATGTATGGTAAAGATCGTTTAACAAAACCTTGGGTAAAGAAGAATGGAAGGTATGTTGAAACTTCTATGGAAGAAGCTTTAGATTTAATAGCTTCAAAAATGAAGGAAACGATCAAAGACCATGGTAAAGATGCTGTATCCATTTATGGTTCTGGTCAATGGACAATTCCAGACGGTTATGTGGCTTCTAAATTTTTTAAAGGATGTATTGGAACTAACAATGTAGAGGCAAATGCTCGTTTATGTATGGCAAGTGCTGTTACAGGATTCTTAACATCTTTTGGAATGGATGAGCCTATGGGGTGTTATGAAGATATAGATCATGCAGATGTATTCTTTTTATGGGGAAATAATATGGCAGAAATGCACCCAGTATTATTCTCTCGTTTGTTAGATCAACGATTAAAGAGAGGTGTAAAAATTATCGATTTTGCTACACGTACAACACGTACTAGTATGGCGGCAGATAAATCTATCATATTTAAACCTCAAACAGATTTAGCCGTTGCAAATGCTATATGTTATGAGATTATAAAAAATGGTTGGGTAAATCAATCCTTTGTAGAGAAACATTGTAACTTCAAGAAAGGATTAACCAACATGGGCTATGGATTAGAGGATAACTATAAATTCAAAGACAAACCATCAGGCATAAGTTTTGACGAGTTTAAAAACTTCCTAGAAGATTATACACCAGAGAAAGTAGAACAGATATCGGGAGTTTCTGCTAAGGATATTAAATATATGGCGGCCTATTATGGGGATCCAAATAAGAAAGTAATGTCTTTGTGGTGTATGGGAGTAAATCAGCATTCAAGAGGAACTTGGATGAACAACTTAATCTATAATATCCATTTATTAACTGGAAAAATTTCAACACCTGGAAATAGTCCATTCTCTTTAACTGGACAACCATCAGCTTGTGGTACTGTAAGAGAAGTAGGAACATTAACACATAAATTACCAAAAGGAGTGGTAATGAATCCGAAGCATCGTGAGTTTGCAGCAAAAATTTGGGATGTTCCTGTAGAGAATATTGCACCAAAACCAACGTATCATACGGTAGAAATGTTTAGGGCATTAGATCGTGGAGATATCAAATTTATGTGGATTCAAGTAACCAATCCAATGGTAACAATGCCTAAGTTGAAACGTTACCGAGATGGAGCAAAGAAAAAAGGACGTTTTATCGTGGTTTCAGATATTTATCCAACACCAACTACAGATATAGCTGATGTAATTTTACCATCAGCAATGTGGGTAGAACGTGAGGGAATGTATGGGAATTCTGAAAGAAGAACACAATACTTTGAACAAATGGTACAACCTCCAGGGGAAGCCATGAGTGATACTTGGCAATTGATTGAGGTAGCAAAACGTATGGGGTATGAAAAGCAGTTTTACTACAAGCCAGAGACCCATATTGAAGAGATCTATACAGAGTACCGCAAGTTCCATAAAGGAAAAAAACATAATATGGCTCCATTAGAAGTATTAAAAGAGCAGTCTGGAGCTATTTGGCCTTATGTAGAAGGAAAATCTACTCAATGGCGATTTAATGCTAAATATGATCCAGCTTGTAGTAATGGAGAAGAATTTCATTTTTATGGGAAACCAGATGGAAAGGCTATTATTTGGCAACGTCCTTATGAACCTGCAGCTGAAGAACCAGATAATGAATATCCATACTGGTTAAATACTGGGCGTGTAGTTGAGCACTGGCATACAGGGTCTATGACTAGAAGAATTCCTGTGTTACACAGAGCCATGCCACATGCCTATGTTGAGTTAAATCCGGAAGATGCAAAACGTATGCAAATTAGAAACGGAGACAAAGTGAAATTAACTACACGTAGGGGAGAGATTATTTTACCAGCATCGGTAAATGAAAGAGGGGTACCAGAACCGATGCAAGTATTTGTTCCTTTCTTTGATGAAAACATGTTGATTAATGATATCACGCTAGATTCTTTTTGTCCTATATCAAAAGAGCCAGATTATAAGAAGTGTGCGGTTAAAGTTGAAAAAGCCTAA
- a CDS encoding molybdenum transporter, whose translation MYKIKSRIWVEIDGQMFLGEGRIQLLKSIERTKSLSRSAKELNMSYKKAWNLIDSVNKKAKEPVVIKSTGGSGGGGTTITSYGKQLIHLFETITDKSWKFFDKQTEKIFLEI comes from the coding sequence ATGTATAAAATTAAAAGTAGAATTTGGGTAGAAATTGATGGACAAATGTTTTTAGGAGAAGGAAGAATACAACTTTTAAAATCTATAGAAAGAACCAAGTCTTTATCTAGATCGGCTAAAGAGTTAAATATGTCATATAAAAAAGCTTGGAATCTGATTGATTCGGTTAATAAAAAAGCCAAAGAGCCTGTAGTTATTAAAAGTACCGGTGGATCTGGTGGAGGTGGTACCACAATTACCTCCTATGGAAAACAACTCATTCATCTCTTTGAAACAATTACTGATAAGTCTTGGAAGTTTTTCGATAAACAAACAGAGAAAATATTCTTAGAAATTTAG
- a CDS encoding acetyl-CoA hydrolase/transferase family protein — protein sequence MANDLKIVSAKEAVSIVKSNDKIFFQGAAMTPNVLIDNLCERYEDLTNVEIIQIHTHGQAKYLEAPYSNSFKLISCFVGNNVRKGVNTNNGDYVPIFLSEIHWLFRRGIYPLDVAFIQVSPPDKHGYCSLGVSVDITLPAIQTAKVVVAQINPNVPRTHGDGIIHIKNIDYAVEVNSPIHESITGTPSEIESQIGKHVAELIDDGATLQMGIGNIPNAVLHNLTNHKRLGIHTEMFSDGILPLVEKGIITGEEKEIKTGKIVTCFAVGSQKLYDFIDDNPLVHFKEAGYTNDTSIIKLNPKVTAINSAIEIDLTGQVCADTIGKYQYSGVGGQMDFIRGASLSKEGKAIIAMPSMTPKGISKITPFLKEGAGVTTTRAHVHYVATEYGVVNLFGKSLKQRAKALISIAHPNFREELEREAAKRFSL from the coding sequence ATGGCAAATGATTTAAAGATTGTTTCGGCTAAAGAAGCAGTATCAATTGTAAAATCTAATGATAAAATTTTCTTTCAAGGAGCTGCAATGACTCCTAATGTATTAATTGATAATTTATGTGAACGATACGAAGATCTTACCAATGTTGAAATCATTCAAATTCATACACACGGGCAAGCAAAATACTTAGAAGCTCCTTATTCTAATTCCTTTAAACTGATTAGCTGTTTTGTAGGAAACAACGTTAGAAAAGGAGTAAATACGAATAATGGGGATTATGTTCCTATCTTTTTAAGTGAAATACATTGGCTTTTTAGAAGAGGAATATATCCTTTAGATGTTGCTTTCATTCAAGTTTCTCCACCCGATAAGCATGGATATTGTTCTTTAGGAGTTTCTGTTGATATTACCCTCCCAGCTATACAAACAGCAAAAGTAGTAGTTGCTCAAATAAATCCAAATGTTCCAAGAACACATGGTGATGGTATTATTCATATAAAAAATATTGATTATGCTGTTGAAGTAAATTCACCTATTCATGAATCTATTACAGGAACCCCTTCTGAAATAGAATCACAAATAGGAAAGCACGTAGCTGAGTTAATTGATGATGGAGCTACTTTACAAATGGGTATTGGTAATATTCCAAATGCAGTATTACATAATTTAACCAATCATAAACGATTGGGAATTCATACAGAAATGTTTTCTGATGGTATACTTCCTTTAGTAGAAAAAGGAATCATTACTGGTGAAGAAAAAGAAATCAAAACAGGTAAAATTGTAACCTGTTTTGCTGTAGGTTCTCAAAAACTATATGATTTTATCGATGACAATCCACTTGTACATTTTAAAGAAGCCGGATATACTAATGATACTTCTATTATAAAGTTAAATCCAAAAGTAACCGCTATTAATAGTGCTATTGAAATTGATTTAACAGGACAAGTTTGTGCAGATACTATTGGTAAATATCAATATTCCGGTGTAGGTGGTCAAATGGATTTTATTCGTGGAGCCTCTTTATCCAAAGAAGGGAAGGCTATTATTGCCATGCCATCTATGACTCCGAAGGGTATTTCTAAGATTACTCCTTTCCTAAAAGAAGGTGCTGGCGTTACTACAACAAGAGCACATGTACATTATGTTGCAACAGAATACGGTGTAGTAAATCTATTTGGTAAAAGTTTAAAACAACGTGCAAAAGCCTTAATATCTATTGCACATCCAAATTTCAGAGAAGAATTAGAACGAGAAGCTGCTAAAAGATTCTCTTTATAA
- the ccsA gene encoding cytochrome c biogenesis protein — translation MQKLYKFLSSSSLALILLLIFGFAMAIATFVENDYGTAVAWASVYDAWWFEVVMLGLAISFFLHIFKYNLLAKRKWAIFLFHIAFVIVLLGAGITRYTSFSGIMRIREGASSNVIISDTKLLTATFTKGKLSKKIQKKLSFSPLEDNQFEFSENLENLPVSISFKQYVADASPEVITDNVNGEPLLKMVTTTGNGRNTVYLKKGEIERVGEHQHEVGFEAEREGIIKIIEENGTFKIKAPHPIDFFIMSSQQAGRIKKDTVQEIALKTLFRSGDFSFVPTSYHPKGKFKLISTIKDKTDNESALDDALIVNVRVGKEIQEVNLLYREGFLPIKHQVDFKDGTEVILSYGAGAIQTPFSIKLNDFQLERYPGSSSPSAYASEVTVIDSKETFDYRIFMNNVLDYKGFRFFQASYDTDELGTVLSVNHDFIGTWVTYLGYFLMGIGMLFTFFGKASRFQQINKKLKKLKTKTAITILFFTIGASTFANVKQDSIPEKITIEKLVSSLEIDEQQSEIFGRLLVQDLDGRIKPINTLASECIRKISRKSNFKYPINNKIVQLDVNQVFLGMHMVPQIWQRIPIIKVDTDKIGSILKNIPEGKNGLYAFISFLDKEGNYLLSNEVENANKKKPAERNEFDKEVLKIDERFNILYNLFTGNYLKIFPKKGDENNTWYSYNYHFKDFTEEDGRFAQTILPSYFKSLGQNDFKEALQKIAYIKKYQEVLSADIIPTAGRVEAELWYNRANINFWLFQVFFVVGLLLLVLAIIKMFIQKKLINFFWNTLILITLIAFLLFTFNIILRWYIAQHAPWSNGYEMLIFVAWCLLLSGLITFRKSDFALPLATLFTGALLFVSYLDWLNPEITNLMPVLKSYWLKIHVATIVSSYAPLALSAVLGIMALLLMLFKTTNNKSIIELKVKELSYINELSMTIGLFTLSIGTFLGGIWANESWGRYWAWDPKETWALISIIVYAIVLHLRFVPKLNNFLVLNTASMFAFWSIIMTSFGVNYYLSGLHSYASGDPIPIPSFVYIVFCSMILLTIVVMYKRKVVRKKL, via the coding sequence ATGCAAAAACTATATAAATTTTTATCATCATCTTCGCTTGCCCTAATTTTGTTACTCATATTTGGATTTGCTATGGCTATAGCAACCTTTGTAGAAAATGATTATGGTACGGCTGTTGCTTGGGCTAGTGTTTATGATGCTTGGTGGTTTGAAGTAGTAATGTTGGGTTTGGCAATAAGTTTCTTTTTGCATATTTTCAAATATAACTTACTAGCCAAGCGTAAATGGGCAATTTTTCTTTTTCATATCGCATTCGTCATTGTTTTATTGGGGGCTGGTATAACTCGATATACTTCTTTTAGTGGGATTATGCGAATCAGAGAAGGAGCTTCTTCGAATGTCATTATATCTGATACTAAGTTGTTAACGGCTACTTTTACAAAAGGAAAATTAAGTAAAAAGATTCAAAAGAAACTTAGTTTTTCTCCTTTAGAGGACAATCAATTCGAGTTTAGCGAAAATTTAGAAAATCTTCCTGTATCAATTTCGTTTAAGCAATATGTCGCTGATGCTTCCCCAGAAGTAATTACAGATAATGTTAATGGAGAACCATTGCTTAAAATGGTTACAACTACTGGGAATGGAAGGAATACAGTATATTTAAAGAAAGGTGAGATTGAAAGGGTAGGAGAACATCAGCATGAAGTTGGTTTTGAAGCAGAAAGAGAAGGAATTATTAAAATCATAGAGGAAAATGGAACGTTTAAAATAAAAGCACCTCATCCCATAGATTTTTTTATCATGTCCAGTCAGCAGGCCGGTAGAATAAAAAAGGATACGGTACAAGAAATAGCTCTAAAAACCTTATTTAGATCGGGAGATTTTTCTTTTGTTCCTACATCTTATCATCCCAAAGGAAAATTTAAGTTAATAAGCACAATAAAAGATAAAACTGATAACGAATCAGCTTTAGATGATGCTTTAATAGTTAACGTTCGTGTTGGTAAAGAAATACAAGAGGTAAATTTATTATACAGAGAAGGTTTTCTCCCCATTAAACATCAGGTCGATTTTAAGGATGGAACAGAGGTAATATTGTCTTATGGAGCAGGAGCCATACAAACTCCATTTTCAATAAAGTTAAACGATTTTCAATTAGAAAGGTATCCTGGTTCTTCAAGTCCATCAGCATATGCAAGTGAAGTTACTGTTATTGATTCTAAAGAAACTTTTGATTATAGGATTTTTATGAATAATGTATTAGATTATAAAGGATTTCGTTTTTTTCAAGCAAGTTACGATACTGATGAGCTAGGAACAGTATTGTCTGTAAATCATGATTTTATAGGAACTTGGGTTACTTATCTCGGTTATTTTTTAATGGGAATTGGAATGCTTTTTACTTTTTTTGGAAAAGCTTCACGTTTCCAACAGATTAATAAAAAGTTAAAGAAATTAAAAACGAAAACCGCAATAACAATACTCTTTTTTACGATTGGCGCTTCAACATTTGCTAATGTTAAGCAAGACTCGATTCCAGAGAAAATTACGATAGAAAAATTAGTTTCTTCTTTAGAAATAGATGAACAACAATCAGAAATATTTGGACGCTTATTAGTACAAGATTTAGATGGACGAATCAAACCTATCAATACGTTAGCTTCAGAATGTATTCGAAAAATATCTCGTAAATCAAACTTCAAGTATCCAATTAATAATAAGATAGTACAGCTTGATGTAAATCAAGTATTCTTAGGGATGCATATGGTGCCTCAAATATGGCAGCGAATTCCTATAATAAAAGTCGACACAGATAAAATTGGTAGTATATTAAAGAATATACCTGAAGGTAAAAACGGGTTGTATGCTTTTATTAGTTTTTTAGATAAAGAAGGAAACTATTTGTTGTCAAACGAAGTTGAAAATGCAAATAAGAAGAAACCAGCTGAACGTAATGAGTTTGATAAAGAAGTTTTAAAGATTGATGAGCGTTTTAATATTTTATACAATCTATTTACAGGAAACTATTTGAAGATTTTTCCGAAGAAAGGAGATGAGAATAATACTTGGTATAGTTACAATTATCATTTTAAAGACTTTACCGAGGAAGATGGACGTTTTGCACAAACAATTTTACCAAGCTATTTTAAGAGTTTAGGTCAAAATGATTTCAAAGAAGCGCTTCAAAAAATAGCGTATATCAAAAAGTATCAAGAAGTTTTATCAGCTGATATTATTCCCACAGCTGGTAGAGTAGAAGCTGAACTATGGTATAATAGGGCGAACATTAACTTTTGGTTGTTTCAGGTGTTTTTTGTGGTAGGACTGTTACTTTTAGTTTTGGCAATTATAAAGATGTTTATACAAAAAAAGTTAATAAACTTTTTTTGGAATACCTTAATTCTAATCACTTTAATAGCATTCTTACTATTTACATTTAATATCATTTTAAGATGGTATATAGCACAACATGCCCCATGGAGTAATGGGTATGAAATGTTGATTTTTGTAGCATGGTGTTTGTTGTTAAGTGGATTGATAACTTTTAGAAAATCAGACTTTGCATTACCTCTAGCTACGTTGTTTACAGGAGCTTTACTATTTGTAAGTTATTTAGATTGGTTAAATCCAGAGATTACAAACTTAATGCCCGTACTAAAATCGTATTGGTTAAAAATTCATGTAGCCACTATTGTTAGTAGTTATGCCCCATTAGCACTATCAGCAGTTTTAGGAATTATGGCATTGTTACTCATGCTATTCAAAACAACAAATAACAAATCTATTATAGAATTAAAGGTTAAGGAGCTTAGTTATATTAATGAATTATCAATGACCATTGGCTTGTTTACATTATCAATAGGAACTTTTTTAGGTGGTATATGGGCAAATGAAAGTTGGGGACGTTATTGGGCATGGGATCCAAAGGAAACTTGGGCCTTAATTAGTATAATCGTATATGCTATTGTATTGCACTTACGATTTGTACCAAAACTCAATAACTTTCTTGTGTTAAATACCGCAAGTATGTTTGCGTTTTGGTCTATAATAATGACTTCTTTTGGGGTAAATTATTATTTATCAGGGTTGCATAGTTATGCTTCAGGTGATCCTATTCCAATCCCTAGTTTTGTATATATTGTTTTTTGTAGTATGATTTTACTTACTATTGTAGTGATGTATAAACGAAAAGTTGTGCGTAAAAAATTATAA